In Globicephala melas chromosome 20, mGloMel1.2, whole genome shotgun sequence, the genomic window TATGGCCGAGGGCAGGGGGATCCATCCAGCCTGAGGCAGGCACCCGCTTGGTCCAGCACCCGCTCCCTCAGGATTTAGGGTAAGTGGGCTCAGCCTGTCCTGAGCTCGGGGTCGGGGGGCTCTGAGGGGCTCGGGCTGGGATGTGGGGAAGGAGCCGGTGCCTTGCAGGGCTGGGGGCCTCCGGAGGCCTGAGGTCCTACGTGGGTCCGGCTCTGCATCTGGACAAATCCAGCACCCTGGAAGAGCAGCCTGCCGCTGACTAGAAGACTGCAAATGTGCCGGGGGCAGGGGATGGTGGCTGTGAACACAAGTCCATGCGTGTGGCCGGCCTCTTGCTCACAGCGACAGGGGCTGTGGTGTTCTCTCCAGGACCCGCATCAGCATGTCTACCCCTggcggggaggctggggagggtgggagggcagcaCACCAACAGGCAATGGATTCCTGCCCTTTGGTTCACAAGTTCATTCTGTGTGCCCCCAACCTGCAGGGGAGTGGGCGTGCCCCTACTTCCCAGCAGCCCCTCTGCTCCAACTCCCACCCTGCACCTGCCTCTTCagagccatcaggtcctggatgTCATGAGTCCTGTGTCTCTTGCCCCACGGCCCCACCTTCTCTGCTACACTTTTCTGCTCTGCCCGGGCCCTGGCTAAGCTCCGCCTGCTGCGCTGCTCCTGAGAGGGGCCGTCGTGCTCTCCAGGGCAGGCTCTAGGAGGAGGGGTGGTCAGGTCCGAGTAGCCCTTTGCTCTTCGTCCCAGGCTTGGAGAAATGGGTGACGGGCTTGGGGCTGGGCAGGTGGGCTCCGTGCTGCCTCTGTCTCCCTGCTCCTTGCCCCTCAGATGGCCGCCTCTCACCGCTGCCTCTTCCTGCTGCTTCTGTCCACGGGCGTGGCTCTGTTGCTGCGACCACCACTGGGTGCCCGGGGAGCCCCGCTGGAGCCAGTATACCCGGGGGACAATGCCACGCCGGAGCAGATGGCCCAGTACGCAGCGGAGCTCCGCAGATACATCAACATGCTGACCAGGCCCAGGTGTGTGCGAGAGAGGGCGAGAGACCCCTGCCCTAGACCCTTTCACGCTCTTGGGAAAGCAGAGCATCTCTACTGATCTGGCCTGGGCCCCTGTGCCCCGGGCGGGATGGTGCCGAGGGGTGGGCACGACGCCGGAGAGCTGGCACCCCGGCACAGCGTTGGCCCCAGCtacctctcccctcccaggtatggaaaaagagacaaagaaggcgcGCTGGACTTCTCGGAGTGTGGCTCCCCCCACGCAGCTCCCCCCAGGTGGGCTTGGTTCCCTGCCCTGTGTGTCCAGATGCCTGGGGCGGAAACCGGGGTGTgtgtcgggggtgggggagaacaGGGGCCTAGGGCTGGCCTGAGGTCTTCCGAGGGCACGAGGACTCCCCACTCATGCTGCCACGCTCTGCCCTCTCCGCACAGGCAGCTCAGCCCGAGGGACTCGTAAAGCCACCTCCTGCCCCTCTGACTCCAGGGCAGTGCCGGCCCAGCTCGCCCTTCCGCACCCTTTGCTGGGGCCGCAGCTTGCCCCCTGCTCCCACGCAGGCTAAATAAAGCACATCAAAGTCATAGCCTCATTCTCTGTGTCTCTGGGGACCCCAGGTCGGGGCAGGAGCAGGCCAAACGCACAGGAAGAAAGGGGGGGCAAGGGGGAGGCGAAGGGAACAAGGGTGTTAGGAATGATCCAGAACGCCCGTAGGGTCATCAGAGCCATCCAGCTCAACCTCTCCACTTCACAGAGGGGCAAACTGCGGCCCAAGGGGAGGCAGGGACTCCCCCAAGTTCATTCAGCAAGTCAGTGAAGCTTGAATCATCCCGTTTCAGCATCCCTAGACCCTCCTGATCATTGGTTTGATGGCAGCCCTGCCCCCAAATGCACCCCCATGAATGCTTTCCTATAGCCTAGGCAGTAGGTGAAGTGCTCATTTATACTAAAGTGTCCTTGGCATGGGGGCAGGCGCGACAGCCCAGCCCCGAGGAATGACTGGGGTTAAGACAGTCACCGGCTACACCTGTGGCATCGGAGCTGCCCTCCTCTGGGCAGTCAGAGGTGTGTCACTGTGCGTGTTCGGTCGAAGGGCGCCTCCTCACGGCATGGTGCCCAGCAGAAGCACGGCCAGAGGAGGGGGACGTggtggggaggggtctggagaTGGTGTCACGTGAGGTTGTTGGGAAAAGGAGCCTCTGTGTGCCAGGGACATTGAACCCTCTCTGTGAGGGGGGAGAAACTGTTATCCTCGCTCTACAGAGGAGgagaccgaggctcagagaggtccagCAGCTTGTCCAAGGTCCGACAGCAGATGGCAATCTAATACAGGGATACAGCATTGGCTTTAGAGTCAGATGAACCTGGGTTAGAATCCAGGATGTGCCACGTTCCCTGTGCGCTTTGGGGCCAGGACATAACCTGAATGATAGGGTTGTAGTGAGCAGGAcgtgaaataatgcatgtaaaacattTAGCATGGCCCTTAACCCAGAAAAGTGCTAGCAGACGGGAGCTTCTGCAGGGCAGACTTGCAGCCAACCAGATGCTTCCATAAAGCATGGTGGACAGACGAGCAGAGGGATGGGCTCCGGAAGGCAGGCTTTCCTTGACTATAAGTTTCATCTTTGAAGAACCAGAAAACTGGAAAGGACTTGCCCTGAGAGGTAGTGAACTCCTGGATGTAAGAGCTGTTTAAGTAGTCGCAGGAGGGGAGGCCGCAGGAGGAATTCGGCCTTCCAGGGAGGAGGCTGCATTGGCTGAGCTCTCCGGCCACCTCCAGGAGTCCAGTCAGTGGATTGCACACTCCAGCTCTGGGAGGGTGAGGACCATGATCCTGCCCGGGGAGGCCTGCACTGACGAGGGGTCCCAGTGGCCCTTGCCAGCCCTCGCCCTTCTCAGGCATCCTGAATAGGTGGGGATGGGCTGATGTGTCTGCGACTGGGAGGGAGTGACcttgtctctctcctcttttcctggCCTGGGAGCACCTGtggacaggggtggggggagaagtgaGAGAATTCAAACCTTCTTGGTTCCTGGAATGGCTCCTTCTGCCTCCCCTACACGTCCTGCCTGACGAGATGGGGCTTGTGGGTTCGGTGGATGAGGGGGTCCACTTTTCTGGGCTCAGCACCTCACACTGACCCCATGGCAACGACACCACACTGTGGTTCCCCTCAAGTCTTGGCTGTCTGGTGTGTGCAAACGACTTGAAAGTGGAACTAGGCCCTGAAAGGCAAAAGGCTGGAGAGGATGCCGCCACTGGGCAAGCGCATGGCTCAGGCTGATTCTTACATCCAAGGGGGTGTCCGGGAGCGGGGCTGGTTTCAGCAGGAGAATAGAGCTTGAGTTTGGATGATGGAGCCTTAAGTCCCAGAATTTTCCCTGGCAGCTAAGGGGATGGGTTCTAGGTTGGGAGAGGTGTAGTTACTTCCCAGGAGCAGGAATCGGGACTCTGCTCAGGACATACCTGAATGTGACAGTTGGATCAGGAAGgggcctctgcccctgcccccaggggagACAGCTTCTCGGGGACAGGCCTGGCTGAgctcctgccctctccctgctctgctcACAGCCAGAGGGGCTGAGAGGGTCCCCGGGGGTGAGGGAAAGCCAGGACCTTAATGCTCTGCACACTGGGGGGCTGCTTGTTCCTGTGCCAACCCTGACCTCCCAGGCTGGCATCAAAGCTGCCTTGCTCGGGGCAGAAACTTGGGGGGCGGGGTCTGGCTGAAGCTCCTCCCCCGAGGTTGCTGGGACCCACTTCTCTCACCTCTGCTCTCCCTCTTGTTTAGggcccccccgccgccccctcccccggAGTGGTGTAAGTGTCTTAGGTGGGGGAAGGTGGATGGGTcgcagggaggaagcagggaagaCCCCACAGCTGAGGTCTTTTTCCTTCTACTGTAGCAGCTCCAggaacccctctcccctctccaagGACAGGTCCCTTCTTGCCCAGGGCCCACAGAAGTCAAGGAAGCAACAGAGATTCCGTTTCTCTTTATTGTTCTCACCGGGGCCGGGCTGGGCAGGAGTTGGGCCCCTCTCAGAATATAAAGAGGGTTGGTGGGCAGGGAGACTTGAGTTGGGCTTCTGGAAGTCAAAGCCCAGCCTGGAGAAGGAAGTCCCCGGGGCCCTGGATTCCCCCCAGCCCTCAGGGCTTCCTTTCGCTCCCGCCCAACCTGCCCCCAGTTCCGAGGCCCCTGACTGGTGCCAGCCGAGCCCAGCCTCTCCTACCTGGGGCCCCGGGAGGAGGCTGCTGGTCGGAGTTTCGCGGCGTTCCGGGGTGGCGGGTTCGTGGTGTTCTGTCGGGGGAGTTTCGTGGCGTTCGCTGATAGGGGTTTCGTAGCGTTTGCTGGTGGAGTATTCTTAGGGTTGTTCGCGTCATTAGAGTTCTTAGCGTTCTTGGACTTCATGCTGGGGAACACGTCTTTGCAGAGGCCATGCGGCTGCTCTGCGAGCCCGGTTCCGGGCTGCGATGcgcagggagtggggtggggtagggttgCGTAGCGGGGGCAGGTGGTGTctgtttcctcccctccccctcccttcctccctgcccacctgctGTTGAAGAGCTTCCCTATGTACTTGTTGAACTGGCCGAAGTTGGGCAGCCAACGGGCAGCCCTGGGCCTGAGACGCTGCGGCACTTGCACTTGCCCACGGCCCCGTCAGGTCTCAGCAGCAGCAGCGCAGGCACAGCAGGGCGAATGCGCAGGCGCAGCGCAGAGCCGAAGTCTGGAGCGGGCGGGGCAGAAAGAGGCGGGGCGGTCACGTGACGCCCAGCCCTCCGACGCGTGGCGGGGTGGGCAAGCTGGGGTTCCCGGACGCTCAGACCCAGGGACCCTCAGACTCTGGGACATAGACAGGTACACTACTGCCATAAGGGACTTGCAGGTGCCCAGGCCGAATGGTGCACACCTGGCCGTGCGCAGTGATGAGCACAAAGCACCAGGTAAACGGGGACCCTGGCGATGGACTGGGAGGCACACCCTGAGATGAACACACCAGGACGCCATAGAGCCATTGGTCAGCTCCCTAATCTCACTGACTTCCGTGACTCCTTCCTCACCCCACTCTGGCCTCTCCTGCCTCTTTGCTGTTCCTCAACAATGCCAGACATGCCGTTCACTCTGCCTGGAAGCCTTCTTCCAGATATCCGTATGACCAACTTCCTCGCCTCGCCTTCAGGAGTCAGCTCAAAATTCACCTTCCAAATGGACCCTACTCTGACGCCCTTATTTAACACTGCAACTCATCCCTTCATCTTGTTctactccccccgccccctcaccGCACCTTCTAACTTACTATATTCTatgcttattttttcttgtcttcatCCCCAGCAGTAACCCCTCCACCGCTCCACCAATGTAAGCGCCATGACAGCTGGGctctttgcctgttttgttcactgatgtatcacaagcacctagaacagtgcctgacatttagtaggtgctcaatactgCGTGTTAAATGAAAGACTAACACAGTTGCATACAGGAATGCTAGCCCGAGGATCCCCACGCACACCCAGCCGTGCGCAGAGAATTTCGTGCTGGCAACACACAGGCACACCCAGTGATTCACATGCTTTGATGCCCATACACGTGCTACATACCCCCGGAGCCCCTGAGACCCTCAACCCTCTCTTGACCAGGAAcgcctctcctccccaccccccaaagcaGGGACAGGAAGCGCTGGCAGCTGTCCTGGCCATCAGACGGGCAGAGGGGGCTGCCCTGGCCTCATTCATGACCTTAATGGCCTGAGGAGGGGCGCTTGGTGCCAGCCTCCGTCCCAAGCTCCTGGAGAGCACAGCTGACAGCGACCACCAGACATTCCCACGGTGCTGGGCAGGTGCAGAGCGGCACGGCAGAAGGGTTTCTGGTCAGGACCTCCCAGCCCCTTTACATTCCTCGGCATCCATGTCCCCTTTCCCTCTAAgtctccacctcctccttctcctgccCCTGTGTCATAACCTGGGAGTTGGGaacagggagagggtgggggtggAAGCACAGGGGCTGCCAGCTGTCCTGACCAGGGCACAGTCCCTGCCAGAGGCCCAGAGGCCTGGGCggcagaggcagaggcactgAGGAGTTGGGGAACTTTTTGCTCCAAGCCTACAGATCCTAGAGAGGAACTGTCTCGGGGGTTGAGAGGGAGCTGTGCTTTTCCCAGAGGCTATTTTCAAGGTTGGGAGGGGAGCTATGTTGAGAGACCAGGCGTTCCTTCCCATCCAGCTGGCTCCAGGGGGCCTCCTTTCCCTGCAGGGCTGCTGTGAGACCTCAGAGCCCCTGCTCCTGGCTTCTAGGCCTCTggcgtggggagggtgggggttgAAGGTGAGGTTTCTGTCTTCAGGACCGCAGACCTCACTGCTCGTCCTGGGTATTTTCCCGGCCTGCCCTGCCACTCTGGAGCTCCTGATGGATGACCTGCAGAGCCTTCTGAAGGGTTGGCTGCCTGCTTGAGGGATGGACTCAGGCCTTGGGCTGCCTCAGGTCACAGAGTTTGGGCTGTGTGGCCTGTCAGGGCCCCTGTAACTGCACAACATTACTGCTTTTCTGGGGTAAGGTTGTGAAATGTAGGCTGATGCTTCTTCATGCCCATCCCACTCCCAGAAGGGGCACAGTAGGAAGAGCAGGGGCTTCTGGGTAGGAATCCTGACTTCactacttcctggctgtgtgaccttgattaAGGGACATTATCTCCCCTGAGTCTCTGCAGCCTTGTCTGTGCCATGGAGCTGGTTACACCTAGAGcacagagctgttgtgaggattgagtCGGATGATGTAGCTGAAGCCCTTGGACAGCTCCCGGCACAAATAAGTGATTAGCGTGTGTGAGCCCCTCTACTCCCCGATGCgcgctttccccccacccccattcacaCTTCTCCCTCGGGGGAAGGGGTGAGAAACTCAATGTCAGTGTCACAGAAGTTTATAGGATGGCTCAGTAGCCAAGTGAGACCAGGACTACATTTCCATGGAGCCGAGAATCTCCAGAAAAAGCAATGAGATTCCTATGATAAAATTCCATAGTACAAGGCGGGAGGAGAGATCTAGGGGCCAGTGTACCTCAAATCCCAACAAATAGGCTATTATTTATCCTACTTAGGCACAAGCCCAGCGCTGATGCCCCTATCCCCGAAAGAGCTCGAATATGTGTCCTCTTGCAGCTTTGGCTGTGAGAACCCAGGCTGCCCTTACAAACCCCTGGGCTCTTCCTCCAGCGCCAAGGGCCCTCAGTCCCTCACTCTTCCGGGCTCAGTTCATTCCAGGAACCATCAAGTTCTGAGGGATGGTGCTCGGCTCCCCTCTTTCCTGGcccagaataagagaaaatgctCGATAGGGTGAGCAGGTTGCAGGAGGAGGCATAAAGGACTCAATATTATTATCAATAACGGTAGCTCTATGAATATAGAGTTATATATTGTTGATAACTGATAATCATCGCAGTTGCTCAGTGCTGGGTACCAGGAGAAGCTTTCTGTTGCAGCATCTGTAATATTGATGACCCATGCAGGCATTGTTAACTCCTCATTTGAGGAAACAGCCTCAGAGAAGTTCTGAAACCTACCCTCTTGGATCTGGAGAAACAGGCCCATCTTCTTGGAAAGCTACCCCCAGCCACTTACATGCCTCTCTGTCCTTCAGACCTCGGGCCATCTGCAGTCCTGAGTCCCCCTCCATCACCTCCCAGTCCCTTGGTCCATCAACTGCTCTTAACTCAAGCAAGACTGCTGGCCGTGCTCtgcgcccctcccccactcccagtcTCCTTCCATCTGCTTGGCTCTGTTTCTCCCAGGGACCTTTTCGAGTGAACTCTTCTCTGCCGCTCCAGTCAAGACACAGGCATCAGCATCAGACTGACCTGGGCTCCAAGCTTACCATGCTGCCTGCTGGCTGTGCATCCCTGGATAAGtcactttacttctctgagcACGGTGTCCTCAGCTATGGTGGCCACAGGGTTATTGGGAGGCAAAGCTGAGAGAAGCCTCCTTAGGCTTTCAGCCCCAAATCTGCCTTGAATTCTGTGAGTTGCCCCTGGACCCTTCAGAGAAGTTCCCTCTTTTGCTTAAGCTGTCTTGAGTTGGACTTTTACTTGCTACCAAACCAAAGCAAACTGAAAAATCTTTGATTAATAAGCCTCCCATTACTTCCTGGATAAAGCCCAATCTTCTTAGCATGACATCTAAAGTCCTTCGCAATTTGACCTCAGActactaaaaaaaataactttaaaaacaactttatagAAATGTTTAAGCACAAAACTCCGCTCATTTTAATGTACAATTGGATGCGTTTTGACAAATACGTAATCAACCCCACAGTcgagatacagaacattttcatcaccccagcaAGTTCCCTCCTGCTGCTTTCCAGCTCGTCTGGCCAGAACCGGGCATCCCCTCAGGCTGAGAATGTGGCCCAGGATGGAAGGTTCTGGAGGAAACAGTTGTCTGTGGTGACTTAGGAGAAAATGTAGCTATCGTGTTAAGAAATTAAGTAGGTTATACATTGAGCCCTCATTAGTAgactaaatattaaaatgacaagAATGCAAATAATATCATCTTACATTGAGGCTGGTAAAAGAAATGCTGGTCTGGAAATTACTGGTATTTTGCCTTACAGGAAAAATGACAGTCAGCTTACTAATTCCCACTCTGGTCTGGCCCAGGGGAGGCCTCCCTCAATAAGAGTGCATAGAACAGATGGTGCAGCCCCTGTGGGAAACAGTCTGGCTGTTCCTCAAAAcgctaaacatagaattaccatatgaaccagcaattccattcctaggtgtggactcaaaagaaatgaaaaactatgTCCACACATAGCAGTATTATCCATTATAAccaaagagtggaaacaacccaagtatatATCagctgatggatggataaacaaaatgtggtacagccATGAAATGGAACGTTATTCAGCTATAACGGAATTATGTAGTAGAGAACTGAACCTTGCAAAGTCGATTGCTGGTTGTCTAGGGCCGGGCGGTGTCGGGGGATGGAAGGTGAGTGCCAAAGGGCATGaagtttcttttgggggggtgataaaaatactctaaaattgaTCGTGGTTGTCaattgcacagctctgtgaatgcACCagaaactactgaattgtacagagtaaatgggtgaattttatggtatatgaattatgtcTCAGTAAAAATTTTATCCCCCCAAAAATAGTGTGAGTGGAATTGAAGCTCCTAGAAAGGGGACTTTGCTGTGTTCACTGGTGTGTCCCAGTGGCTGCAACCCCTCCAGGAggacaggtgctcaataaatattgtgcaATAAATATGTCAAGTGACCCCTGGCGCTGAAGCAGGGCCCTGAGGACTCCCAGTCTGGAATTTTCCAGACCAGTCCCCTTCGCAAAAACAAGAGCTGTTCTTAGAGCATCTGTACCTCCACTCTGCTTTGGGACCCAGCCAAAAGGCTTAGCCAGATTGCGTTGAGGCCTGTGGCCTAAGAGTGAAG contains:
- the PPY gene encoding pancreatic polypeptide prohormone — encoded protein: MAASHRCLFLLLLSTGVALLLRPPLGARGAPLEPVYPGDNATPEQMAQYAAELRRYINMLTRPRYGKRDKEGALDFSECGSPHAAPPRWAWFPALCVQMPGAETGVCVGGGGEQGPRAGLRSSEGTRTPHSCCHALPSPHRQLSPRDS